The Bremerella alba genome includes the window ACCGGAATGCCATGCGCTTTCGCGCGGCCGGCGATCCACCAATTGAAACCAGGGTAGTCGATCAAAACGACTGCGTCTGGCTTGTGTTCGCGAAAGTATCGATTGGCCCGCAACATGAGGCCAATGAATTTGTGCAGGTTTAGCAGCGCGCGCAGAAACCACATGATGGCCCAACGCGTCAGGTCTTCGTGAAGTTGGCAGCCGGCTTCGGCCATCTTGGGCCCGCCATAGCCAACGCATTGTATGTCTGGTCGGCGCGACTTGAGGGCACGAATTAAATTCGCACCATGCAGGTCGCCGCTCGGTTCGCCGACGCTGAAAAATATCTCCATCGGTTCCGTCAACCTTTTTAGCCCGCCTTGCGTCGTGATTCGTCTTCGAAGAACGCGACACGCAGATTCGGATGAATATCTGCAGGTCCGTTTGCTTCACTGAAATCGACTTGGGTCCATCGCTGCTGTAGCCAGCGGTGCCCGGCCCAGTCTTTCCAGGACCAACAATCGGGAAGTGGTGAGGATTCCGTCGGCTGGCCACCGATCGTATGAGACGGACAAACAGCGACCCGGTACCCTTGCATGCCAACCAGTAAGGGTAAGCCGCGGCTAAGCCCTTGAATCTGTGGCAAGCGGACCAAGGCTTCACGGCGTGCTCCCCACACCAACCGAGAAACGTCCCATCGTGTGTTACCTCCAATGTGCCTTGCTAGCCAACCGGGAATGATTCCCGGGCTGGGCGCATGGCGATTGCTTGCCGAAACAAGCACTAAATCCTGCTGAATCAACTGCTGCAACAATCCGTGAAGCATGCCACACGGAATGCCGGTCTCAGCCGGTAAATGGACGATCAGTTCTCCTTCAGCTACCTGAGTTCCGCAAAACAGGGCTGAAGAATAAGTCCGCGGCCGATGGATCTCTACGTGCCGAATGCCCTCCCGTTGGTCAAAAACCTTCGGGGTGTCCTGGCAGTCGGCCGAAAGAGATAGCAGAATCACTTCACTGGTAAGGTCCATGGCGCGCAAAATGTCCGTCATCGTTTCCACCTGCTGACGGATCGATTCGTTCCAATCGGCGTAAGGAATGAACAGAGACAACTCGCGCATACAAGGGCTCACAAGGAAGCGAATCCAGGGAATTTATCGGGCGAGAGTATGTCAAAACGATCCAATCACCGACAGGCCAGTTTCAAGAGAGAAACCGCAAGTGCTAGCAGTAGCTCCTTGAATTGCCGTAAGTCCTCAAGAAACACCCACTTCAAGCGGGCTGGGAAAGATTTCTTTCGGTGATATCATCGAGACGTGTCGATAGTAAAAAGGAGCGAGCACCTTTATTGAAGATCCATTTGCCAGCTCGCCATGGGGCTCATTGATGAACACTGTATCGCTGATTGCTCAGAACGCCGGCTTCCTGCCTACCCGCGGCTCGATCATGATCGACTTCGTCTTCGTGGCGATGTTCGGTATTATTCTAGTGCTGGGAATAAGCATCTATCTGGTGCGCTATCGTCGTCTATATCAGCTGCATAAATGGATCCAAATCATCACCGGCGTGGTGTTGCTCGTTGCAGTAACGGCCTTCGAGATCGATGTCCGCTTCTTCACCGACTGGGAAGCACTCGCCGAACCATCCAGCTTCGGCTCGGCGACCGTCCACGGCCTGCTTTACTTTCACCTGCTGTTCGCCATCCCGACCCCCTTGTTATGGATCTTCGTCATCTGGCATGGCTTAGCGAAGTTCCCCAACCCGGCCCAACCAAGCCCCTACAGCCAAACGCATATCTTCTGGGCACGCCTGGCCGCCATGGGCATGCTGCTAACGGCGGTTACCGGGTGGGTGTTCTATTACGCGGCGTTTGTGGCTTAGGCATGAACTGCTGCTAGGGGCTGGTCGCGAAGTAGATCCACATCAAGGCACTGATGATGACTGCGCCAATGACCATTTAGAAAATGGCAATGATCAGTGCTTCGGCGAAAGTCGTAGCAAGAAATTTCGACAACATGATCGCCATCAAGACCGTATTGGCGGCTAGGGTGAAAACAACCAACATGCAATAAGAAGACGTTGCCTACGGGCAGTCGGATTTCGGGCGGCATGGCGGAACCCTGGACGTAGGGGCGATAAAGGGGTAAGCGGCCCATTTTAAAAGCGTGAAATGGACCAGGAAATGATAAGGTAAATTTCCTGTCCTACATTTGTAGGAAATTAAGATACCGCTTTGATCTCGTTGATGATTCGCTTGCTCGCTGCAAGGCACTTACAATAAGGCTCTCTCTTCCATCGAGCGTAATTCTAAATCGAGAGCCCTTCATGAAGACTGCACTTCTGACCGTCCTCTTTACGTTACTGACCAGCAATCTCTTCGCCGCGGATCGTCCCAATATCTTGCTCTTCACCGCCGACGATTTGCACGCCGGTTCGCTCGGCGTGTACGGCGGTAAGCCGGGCGGCCTCACTCCGAATCTCGATGCCTTCGCGGCCGAGAGCTTGCAGTTCAACAAGGCGCATGTGAACGTCGCCATCTGTGCCCCGTGCCGAGCGATCATCGCCACCGGTCGGTATAGCCATCGCTCTGGTGCGATGGGCTTCATGCCGGCACGCGAAGACGTACCCGATATCGTCAACACGCTTCAGGCTGCCGGCTATCAGGCTGGGATCCTTGGCAAGGTGCCTCATTCGACACCGAAGAAGTCGATGAAGTGGGACTACAGCTTCGATCAAAGCAGCCTGGGAAATGGCCGCAATCCGCAGCGTTACTACGAACGTACCAAGACCTTCTTGAAACAATGCCAAGACGCCGGCAAGCCGTTCTATTTGATGGTCAACTCGCACGATCCGCATCGTCCTTATTGCAATCCGGCGAAGCTCACCAAAGGGGCCGCAATGCCCTCGAAGGTCTACACCGCCGAAGACGTCGAAGTGCCAGGCTTCTTGCCTGACTTGCCAGGCGTTCGCGCGGAACTGGCGACCTACATGAACTCGACCCGGCGGCTCGACGATACGTTCGGCAAAGTTATGCAGGCCTTGATTGAATCAGGCGATGTCGACAACACGCTGGTATTGTTCATCACCGATAACGGCATCGCCGTTCCCTTTGCCAAGTGCAATGCCTGGTTCCATAGTACGCGTAGCCCGCTGCTGGTGCGCTGGCCCGGTCACA containing:
- a CDS encoding DUF420 domain-containing protein; the encoded protein is MNTVSLIAQNAGFLPTRGSIMIDFVFVAMFGIILVLGISIYLVRYRRLYQLHKWIQIITGVVLLVAVTAFEIDVRFFTDWEALAEPSSFGSATVHGLLYFHLLFAIPTPLLWIFVIWHGLAKFPNPAQPSPYSQTHIFWARLAAMGMLLTAVTGWVFYYAAFVA
- a CDS encoding sulfatase family protein; its protein translation is MKTALLTVLFTLLTSNLFAADRPNILLFTADDLHAGSLGVYGGKPGGLTPNLDAFAAESLQFNKAHVNVAICAPCRAIIATGRYSHRSGAMGFMPAREDVPDIVNTLQAAGYQAGILGKVPHSTPKKSMKWDYSFDQSSLGNGRNPQRYYERTKTFLKQCQDAGKPFYLMVNSHDPHRPYCNPAKLTKGAAMPSKVYTAEDVEVPGFLPDLPGVRAELATYMNSTRRLDDTFGKVMQALIESGDVDNTLVLFITDNGIAVPFAKCNAWFHSTRSPLLVRWPGHIQPGTVDNQHFVSVVDFFPTFIEAADVVGPEGLDGRSFLPLLKEGKQKGREYVFTQIDSKAGGAAVPMRCVQNANYGYIYNPFSDGEYWYRNNNEGQTMAAMNRAAKNDPAIQARVDLFRYRAPEEFYDLKKDPNCLHNLIDNSDYADKIKELQEQLVAHMKATEDPMLAAFASRDDRTKVDEVLTATYGNWKAKGKNRKK